In Uranotaenia lowii strain MFRU-FL chromosome 2, ASM2978415v1, whole genome shotgun sequence, one genomic interval encodes:
- the LOC129743051 gene encoding uncharacterized protein LOC129743051, with translation MAEGNQSESAAVITFSKEDFNCQACDRPDDAGPMVSCDSCRLWWHQSCAQVTPGVESRPWLCPGCRPASSRIISNAASSKARRADLKLKQLEEKRTLEKKLLDAEKKELDAEKRYLDIKQKNQLEQLELESQEGSVRSHVSRSAVKQKTADWVENLPAASGEVGNLNLEEQPTTFLPGKELLCPPDFSTPQRIVFKGTKPAKPASRSLPPSCHWSNEYADPIPVGKTGAYPKSDALKQPPKQFFVEQQVSRQSMVPPPGSYFPRSLPVPLAVVPDPLPAPLTAVSSAAHGRNTEIQGNQKQPRPARFASRVTLYNGSSEFYSEDKRKMKRGNVNAHTETQVRVPEEPRKLCLACGGEQHRLKDCVVFQSFDVEGRWRFVQNQGLCRNCLNSHGRRPCRVPGCCGVDGCNSRHHPLLHNPPAHSSSNASPVVSMENHSHRSSSHSLLFKIVPVTLYGNDAVVNTYAFLDDGSSLTMVDESLLEQLNIEGVKQPLCLTWTGNVSRVEKNSEVVQLSISSGQGKPMQLRNARSVRHLSLSQQSLDFERIAADCPHLRGLPIKSYTKAIPKLLIGIDNLHLIAPLKLREGRTEQPVAVKTRLGWCLFGGSSESQKSSTLNVPQCKCSSDDSLHSLVKDFFSTENIPPKPTIELIPREEQRALKILEATTKRIGNRYETGLLWRFDHFEMPESYSMAEKRSACLARRMQRDPELRENLVKQIDGYVTKGYAHRATEQELATGDPRRVWYLPLGAVTNPRKPGKVRLIWDAAAKVCGVSLNSMLLKGPDQLTSLPSVLFRFRQFQVAISADIKEMYHQVAIRKEDRHAQRFLWREDPGKPAETFVMDVATFGSTCSPASAQYVKNRNAADFVDQFPRAVNGIMHGTYVDDYYDSFEQLEEAEQVALQVQTIHSRAGFQLHEWRSNRPQILEKLGQTASIETKSLSIEIDKIERVLGLLWRPREDVLGFHTELPAELKAAMSSPSAPTKRQVLSAALYHRLELHIFVDASEDAYAAAAYFRTTNLNGMASVVLVAAKTKVAPLKPTSIPRMELQAAVLGVNLANFVAENHQICIRNRIFWSDSRTVLAWLNSDGRRYQKYVALRIGHILTETNPAEWRWVPSDRNPADLATKWGKGPQLELSSTWFQGPQFLQQSEEAWPSTPTPCLPVEIELRPVHVHQAVLMFPALINLFRFSKWKRALRAMAYVFRYKENLKRTTQKQEKNIGTLSQEELETAHDWMVVMTQWQCYPIEMTALNCTNESREQLPTVDRSSSIYKLSPIVDQKGMLRIDSRLQAAVDIPWSMKFPIILPECHRLTELIVASFHEQHFHANSETVVNELRQVYHIPKVRVVVKRIVRNCQWCKVKKVLPRVPRMAALPTPRLATLVRPFTFVGLDLFGPLTVKVGRSQVKRWVALFTCLTIRAVHVEVVHNLSTQSCIMSIRRFIGRRGPPAEIHSDNGTNFYGASRVLQEQMKAVHDDLATTFTTTTTKWVFIPPGTPHMGGSWERMVRSIKTAMEAANGERSLDDEALLTLTIDAEYMVNSRPLTYMPLESNESEALTPNHFLHCSSKGIKPPTAQPTNVVDALRTTLGQVNQQLDIFWHRWIQEYLPTLTRRTKWFEEVPPIAEGNLVVIIDESKRNNWVRGRVVKLLPGADGRVRRALVQTSKGGLIKRAVAKLAILDVAKDGKADPDHSDDQRYGGDDVADGKAGNPSSVEQKAPQGTTSRE, from the exons ATGGCAGAAGGAAACCAAAGTGAATCAGCAGCTGTTATTACCTTCAGCAAGGAGGATTTCAACTGCCAAGCATGTGATCGTCCGGATGATGCCGGCCCCATGGTGTCTTGCGATTCATGTCGGTTGTGGTGGCATCAGAGTTGTGCGCAGGTTACTCCCGGTGTAGAGTCGCGCCCCTGGCTTTGCCCTGGATGCAGGCCTGCATCGTCTCGTATCATTTCCAATGCTGCTTCATCTAAAGCTCGTCGCGCGGATCTAAAATTAAAGCAACTGGAGGAAAAGCGAACattggaaaaaaagttgttggatGCGGAAAAAAAGGAGTTGGACGCGGAGAAGCGCTACCtggatataaaacaaaaaaatcaactggaACAATTAGAGCTTGAATCTCAAGAAGGCAGTGTACGCAGTCACGTCAGTCGGTCGGCTGTAAAGCAAAAAACAGCTGACTGGGTCGAAAATCTTCCGGCAGCTTCTGGAGAGGTGGGAAATCTTAACCTAGAAGAACAACCAACAACATTCTTGCCTGGAAAGGAGCTCCTCTGTCCCCCGGATTTCTCGACTCCACAACGCATCGTTTTTAAAGGCACGAAACCAGCGAAACCTGCTTCGAGGTCGCTGCCACCGTCGTGTCACTGGTCGAATGAGTATGCTGATCCGATTCCTGTTGGGAAAACCGGTGCCTATCCAAAAAGCGACGCTCTCAAACAACCGCCGAAACAGTTTTTCGTGGAACAACAGGTGTCGAGGCAATCGATGGTACCACCCCCCGGGTCGTACTTCCCCAGGTCACTGCCTGTTCCCCTAGCAGTGGTCCCCGATCCGCTGCCAGCCCCTCTCACAGCGGTCTCTTCAGCAGCCCATGGTAGGAATACTGAGATCCAAGGTAATCAAAAGCAGCCACGCCCAG CCCGTTTCGCGAGTCGGGTAACTTTATATAATGGTAGTAGTGAATTCTATAGTGAAGATAAGCGGAAAATGAAGCGAGGAAATGTTAACGCTCATACGGAAACACAAGTACGAGTGCCTGAGGAACCGAGAAAATTGTGTCTAGCCTGTGGTGGAGAACAACATCGACTGAAGGATTGTGTGGTGTTCCAGAGCTTCGACGTCGAAGGCCGCTGGCGCTTCGTGCAGAACCAAGGATTGTGCCGTAACTGTCTCAACTCTCACGGCCGAAGGCCATGCCGTGTTCCCGGTTGCTGTGGGGTCGATGGTTGCAACAGTCGTCATCATCCGCTTCTTCACAATCCTCCTGCGCATTCCTCTTCAAACGCCAGCCCTGTTGTGTCCATGGAGAATCATAGCCACCGTAGTTCATCACATTCTTTGCTATTCAAAATCGTTCCAGTCACCCTGTACGGCAATGACGCTGTAGTAAACACCTACGCCTTTTTGGACGATGGATCATCGCTCACTATGGTCGACGAGAGCCTGTTGGAGCAGCTGAACATCGAGGGTGTAAAGCAGCCGCTTTGCTTGACGTGGACGGGCAATGTGTCTCGTGTCGAGAAGAACTCGGAAGTTGTGCAGCTCAGTATTTCATCGGGTCAAGGCAAGCCCATGCAACTCCGCAATGCGCGCTCAGTCAGGCATCTTTCTCTTTCTCAACAAAGCCTGGATTTTGAACGAATCGCAGCAGATTGTCCTCATCTTCGGGGGCTTCCAATCAAAAGCTATACAAAGGCAATTCCGAAGCTACTCATTGGCATCGACAACCTGCACCTCATCGCTCCTTTGAAACTTCGTGAAGGACGAACCGAACAACCGGTTGCAGTGAAGACGAGGCTAGGGTGGTGCTTGTTTGGTGGATCGtcggaaagtcagaaaagtTCAACACTCAACGTCCCCCAGTGCAAATGTTCTAGTGATGATTCTCTCCACTCCTTGGTCAAAGATTTCTTCAGCACAGAAAACATCCCTCCAAAGCCAACTATCGAGTTGATCCCAAGGGAAGAACAGCGAGCTCTTAAGATTCTCGAGGCAACAACCAAGCGCATTGGAAATAGGTACGAGACGGGGCTACTTTGGAGATTCGACCACTTCGAGATGCCAGAAAGCTACTCAATGGCAGAAAAGCGATCGGCCTGTCTTGCGCGTCGGATGCAGCGAGATCCAGAACTTCGAGAAAATCTTGTTAAGCAGATCGACGGTTACGTAACAAAGGGCTACGCACATCGGGCCACGGAGCAGGAGTTAGCCACTGGAGATCCTCGACGCGTGTGGTACTTGCCACTGGGAGCTGTAACAAACCCGAGGAAGCCAGGCAAGGTTCGGCTGATTTGGGATGCTGCGGCCAAAGTATGCGGTGTGTCGCTGAACTCCATGCTTCTGAAGGGTCCAGATCAACTAACCTCTCTTCCCTCAGTTCTGTTCCGGTTCCGCCAGTTCCAGGTAGCTATTTCAGCCGACATTAAAGAAATGTACCACCAAGTAGCCATTCGTAAAGAAGATCGCCATGCTCAACGTTTTCTGTGGCGCGAGGACCCCGGAAAACCCGCTGAAACTTTCGTCATGGACGTCGCAACCTTCGGATCAACATGCTCACCTGCCTCTGCACAATACGTGAAGAACCGGAACGCTGCGGACTTCGTTGATCAATTTCCAAGAGCAGTGAACGGAATTATGCATGGGACATACGTGGACGATTACTACGACAGCTTTGAGCAGCTTGAAGAAGCCGAACAAGTAGCTCTCCAAGTTCAAACGATTCACTCCCGTGCTGGGTTTCAACTCCACGAATGGCGCTCCAACCGGCCACAGATATTGGAGAAACTAGGACAAACCGCCTCGATAGAGACCAAATCACTTAGCATTGAGATCGACAAGATCGAACGCGTCTTGGGATTGCTATGGCGACCGCGAGAAGACGTTCTTGGATTCCATACCGAGTTACCAGCAGAACTTAAGGCAGCGATGTCGTCACCTTCCGCTCCAACGAAACGACAAGTTTTGAG TGCAGCCCTGTATCACCGACTTGAACTGCACATCTTTGTCGACGCTAGCGAAGATGCCTATGCAGCAGCGGCGTATTTCAGAACCACCAACTTGAATGGCATGGCATCTGTAGTTCTCGTAGCAGCAAAAACGAAGGTCGCCCCATTGAAACCAACATCAATACCCAGGATGGAACTACAAGCCGCTGTATTGGGAGTCAATCTCGCCAATTTCGTTGCTGAAAACCACCAAATATGCATTCGTAATAGGATTTTCTGGTCTGACTCACGAACAGTTCTAGCCTGGCTTAACTCGGATGGCCGACGCTACCAAAAGTACGTAGCTCTGCGTATTGGACACATTCTTACCGAAACTAATCCAGCAGAATGGCGTTGGGTGCCCAGTGACCGGAATCCAGCCGATTTAGCCACTAAATGGGGTAAGGGCCCTCAGCTCGAATTAAGCAGCACCTGGTTTCAAGGACCACAGTTCTTGCAGCAGTCGGAAGAAGCCTGGCCATCAACACCCACACCTTGTTTACCCGTCGAAATAGAGCTCCGACCAGTTCACGTTCACCAAGCAGTTCTAATGTTTCCAGCTCTTATCAACTTGTTCCGCTTTTCTAAATGGAAACGCGCGCTTCGGGCAATGGCCTACGTCTTTAGATACAAAGAGAACTTGAAGAGAACAACGCAGAAGCAAGAGAAAAATATCGGAACACTATCGCAAGAAGAGCTAGAAACCGCTCACGACTGGATGGTAGTGATGACGCAGTGGCAGTGTTATCCAATAGAAATGACCGCTCTGAATTGCACCAACGAATCTCGAGAACAATTACCGACAGTGGATCGTTCCAGCTCTATCTACAAACTTTCTCCAATCGTAGACCAAAAGGGAATGCTGCGGATTGACAGTCGTCTTCAAGCTGCGGTAGATATACCTTGGTCAATGAAATTCCCTATCATTTTACCGGAATGCCACCGGCTGACGGAACTCATCGTTGCCAGTTTCCATGAACAGCATTTTCACGCAAACTCCGAGACAGTGGTTAACGAGCTCCGCCAGGTTTATCACATCCCCAAGGTAAGAGTCGTCGTCAAAAGGATCGTACGCAACTGCCAATGGTGCAAGGTGAAGAAAGTCCTTCCTCGTGTTCCTCGAATGGCTGCACTCCCCACGCCACGGCTGGCAACATTAGTGCGTCCTTTCACTTTCGTCGGTTTGGACTTATTCGGACCTCTAACAGTCAAAGTCGGCCGAAGCCAGGTCAAGAGGTGGGTAGCGCTCTTCACCTGCCTGACGATACGAGCGGTCCACGTAGAAGTTGTCCACAATTTGTCCACGCAGTCCTGCATCATGAGCATCCGACGGTTCATCGGGCGCAGAGGACCTCCTGCTGAAATCCACTCCGACAATGGCACCAACTTCTACGGAGCCTCGCGAGTTCTACAAGAGCAGATGAAAGCAGTTCACGATGATCTAGCCACGACGTTCACTACTACCACTACCAAATGGGTCTTCATCCCACCAGGCACCCCCCACATGGGCGGCTCGTGGGAAAGAATGGTGAGGTCCATCAAAACTGCAATGGAAGCGGCCAACGGAGAACGAAGTTTAGACGACGAAGCGCTGTTGACCTTGACCATCGACGCCGAGTACATGGTGAACTCCAGACCACTGACGTACATGCCTTTGGAGTCGAACGAAAGCGAAGCCCTCACTCCAAACCACTTTCTTCACTGCAGTTCAAAGGGCATAAAACCGCCTACCGCCCAGCCAACCAACGTCGTGGACGCACTACGCACAACCCTGGGGCAGGTAAATCAACAGTTGGACATCTTCTGGCACCGATGGATCCAAGAATACTTGCCGACGCTTACTCGCCGCACCAAATGGTTTGAGGAGGTGCCGCCAATAGCCGAAGGGAACCTAGTCGTTATCATCGATGAGTCGAAGAGGAACAATTGGGTTCGGGGCCGGGTTGTCAAGTTACTTCCGGGGGCTGATGGTAGAGTCAGGAGGGCGTTGGTACAGACTTCGAAAGGGGGGCTCATTAAAAGGGCGGTGGCAAAGCTGGCTATACTAGATGTGGCGAAAGACGGTAAAGCTGATCCCGACCATTCAGACGATCAGCGTTACGGGGGGGATGATGTTGCTGACGGAAAGGCTGGCAACCCTTCCTCAGTCGAGCAGAAAGCGCCACAAGGGACAACCAGCAGGGAATGA